DNA sequence from the Methanothermobacter sp. genome:
CTGCAAGGAACTGGTTAACCATGAACCCGAGGACAAGGATGAATGATATTATGAGCATCATAAAGAGGTTCTTCTTCTCATCCTGTGCCCTTGCCCTGTTCTTGTGGTTCATGACGATTTTTCTACCCTCCCCTGCCGGTACAGTGCCTATGAGGGGGTTGTTCGGGTCGTCTATGTTGGGGTAGACCAGTATATCCTGGAGTTTCTCCCGGGGCAGGAGTTCCGCCATTGCCTTTGCCAGCATTGATTTGCCGACCCCGGGTTCACCTATCAATAATACATTACGCCTCTGCTCTGCAGCCTTTTTTATGGTCTCAACTGCCTCTTCCTGACCTATGATCTGATCTATGAGTCTTTCAGGGACATCTATATCCTTTGAGGTTTCATATGAAAGGCTCCTCCCTGATTCCTTCTTATCGTCAGTACCTTCATATGAAACAGATTCTTCAGTTCTGAAGTTTTTAATGGTGGTTTTCATTTCTATTCAAATGCCTCCATTAAGTGAAGTGGTTAAAATAAAATCACAGTTTATGGTTATTCCTTCTGCCTAAAATATTTTACTTACAAATTTTTATTTTAATATATGGTGATGTCACTTATAAAGGTATCTCCATGGGTCAGCGGTTTATCTCGGAGATGAGGGCAAGTGCATTCTGAATAAATTTCTCAACGATTTTACGGTACTTCTCCTCACTTGCCCTGAGGGCCTCCTGTGTCCTCTTCATCTCAGTTATGTCCCTTGCAATGGTGGATACACCTATAATCTCACCATTAACGTCCCTGAGTGGTGAGAGTGAAATAGAAAGCCATATCTCCTCCCCATCCTTCCTGAACCTTCTGGCCTCAAAGTTTGAAACAAGTTTACCGGCTCCCACCTCAGATATAAGGCCCTTGAGCCTTTCAAATTCCTCCTCATCCATGAGGATCGAGACGTTCTGTCCCCTGATCTCGTCTGCACTGTAACCGTATATCCTCTCAGCACCCCTGTTCCAGTCAATTATGGTCCCATCAAGGTCATAGCTTACGATGGCATCCCCCGAGGACTCCACGATGGAAGCCAGCCTTTCGAGTTCACGCTGAAACTTCAACCTCTCTGTCACATCCCTGAAGATTGCCCGGCTGTATTCAACCTCACCATCCCTCATGCGGACGTTGACGTTTCCCTCCACAAAGATCTTCTCACCATCCTTTGTTATGAATGCGGTTTGAACAAGGGGAATGCTCTCCCCGCTCATTACACGCCTGAAGATCTCATGACACTCATCCAGCTTGTCAGGGTGTATCACATCAAATATTGTGAGATTTTCAATGTCGTCCTCGGTGTAACCCAGGGTCTCCATCCAGGCCCTGTTAACATATACGAATCTTCCCTCGGGGTCAACCGCCTGTATCATGTCATTGGCGTTCTCAAAGAGGTCCCTGAACTGCTCCTCCCTTCTATGGACCTCATCCTCCATTCTCCTCCTCTCTGAGATATCCCTGATTATTGAGGTCAGAAAAAGGCCCCCTGCAGTCCGTGCAGGGTTCAGGCTCATTTCAACAGGAAACTCGGTCCCATCTGATCGGAGGGATGTGGTTTCAAAAACCTTTCCTGCGAGTTCGTGCTCTCCCTCCATCCGGTATTCCCTCATCTTGGCGTTGAGGTCATCCCTGAGGGATTCCGGGACAAGTAAATCGACCCTTTTACCCTCAAGAGATGTGTATCCAAACATCCTATCTGCCGCAGGGTTTGAGAATACGATAATGCCCTCAGAGTTAACTGTGATCACCCCATCGGGGCTGTTATGTATAACTGTCTCAAATACTGATTTAAGGTCCTCATCAGACAGTAAAGGGCTTTCAGGAGAAACACCGGACATCCAACCATCTCCACATAATAAATCAAATATACTCAGATAATATTTATGCCGGCAAGGTATTTAAGATTTTAGTGATCAATAGGATCTTAGGATCAGAGCAGCCCAGAAGTGGTGAAGAAATGAGTTCAAAATGTATAATGGTACAGGGGACATCATCAAGTGCCGGTAAGAGTGTCCTTGTGGCTGCACTCTGCCGCATATTCTCAAAGAGGGGTTACCGGGTTGCCCCCTTCAAATC
Encoded proteins:
- a CDS encoding PAS domain S-box protein translates to MSGVSPESPLLSDEDLKSVFETVIHNSPDGVITVNSEGIIVFSNPAADRMFGYTSLEGKRVDLLVPESLRDDLNAKMREYRMEGEHELAGKVFETTSLRSDGTEFPVEMSLNPARTAGGLFLTSIIRDISERRRMEDEVHRREEQFRDLFENANDMIQAVDPEGRFVYVNRAWMETLGYTEDDIENLTIFDVIHPDKLDECHEIFRRVMSGESIPLVQTAFITKDGEKIFVEGNVNVRMRDGEVEYSRAIFRDVTERLKFQRELERLASIVESSGDAIVSYDLDGTIIDWNRGAERIYGYSADEIRGQNVSILMDEEEFERLKGLISEVGAGKLVSNFEARRFRKDGEEIWLSISLSPLRDVNGEIIGVSTIARDITEMKRTQEALRASEEKYRKIVEKFIQNALALISEINR